CGGGCCCCGGCATCGCATTCCCCGTGCCCGCGGAGGCCTTCGGCCCGCTGCTCGCCCGGCACGCGGGCCGCGCGGACGAAAGGCCCCCAAGGGGAACGGGATCACTCTCCGGGGGTCACGGGGTCATCCGGACGCAGGTGACGCAGGTAACGGGTGAAAAGGAATCCTTTCTGCTCGATCAATGAGACCAGCCGCATCCGCTGCGCGTCAGGCATTTGCGCATCGTGGATGATGCGCGGCGCGTCGCCGCCCGTGATCAACGGGGCCAGCGACAGGCACAACTCGTCCAGCAGGCCCTCCGCCGCCAGCTGTCCCAGCAGCCGCGGGCCGCCCTCGCTCAGCAACCGCGTCCAGCCCCGCTCCACCAGCGCGGCCACAGCCGCCCGCAGGTCCACCGAGCCCTCCCCGGCCAGGACGACGTCGGCCACCTCGGCCACCGCGCGGCGGCGCTCGGCCGGGGCGTCCGCGGTGGTGATCACCACCGTCCTGACCAGCGGCTCGGTGAACAGCGGAGCGCTCAGGTCCAGCGCCAGCGACCGGCTCACGATCGCGATCGCCGGGGCCGGGGCCTGCCCGGCCGCCGCCCGCGCCGCCGCGAACTCGGCCCGGGCCCGGCCCGGCCGGTAGCCCTCCGCGCGGACCGTCTCCGCGCCCACCAGCACCACGTCGGACAGCGCCCGCAGCACCCCGAAGATCCGCTTGTCGGCGTCCCCGGAGAGGCCCTCGGACAGGCCGTCGAGCCTCGCCCCGCCGTCCAGCCCGGCCACCATGTTCGCGCGCAGCCACGGGCGGCCCCGGTTCACCTGGTCGGGGTACGCGTAGACAGCGGCGAGCGACTCCAGCGAGGACGGGTCGGCGACCGGCTCGCCCAACGGGCTGATCAACAGTTGCATACCGCCAGTCTTCCACCGGGAGTCGCCCGCCGGTGGCCCGTCCCGGGGGCTTCGGGACCAGGCGTACCCTCTACTAACGTGCCCGCAGCTCCCCACTCCGCCACCGCGACCGAGCCGATAGCCGCCGCGAGCGCGGCCGGCTCCCCGATCGCGCTCACCGACCGCCGTCCCGTCGTGCCCGCCGAGCGGCTG
The nucleotide sequence above comes from Streptomyces kaniharaensis. Encoded proteins:
- a CDS encoding pyrimidine reductase family protein, coding for MQLLISPLGEPVADPSSLESLAAVYAYPDQVNRGRPWLRANMVAGLDGGARLDGLSEGLSGDADKRIFGVLRALSDVVLVGAETVRAEGYRPGRARAEFAAARAAAGQAPAPAIAIVSRSLALDLSAPLFTEPLVRTVVITTADAPAERRRAVAEVADVVLAGEGSVDLRAAVAALVERGWTRLLSEGGPRLLGQLAAEGLLDELCLSLAPLITGGDAPRIIHDAQMPDAQRMRLVSLIEQKGFLFTRYLRHLRPDDPVTPGE